Within the Streptomyces vilmorinianum genome, the region CCGTTCGGGAACGTCCTCGGCGTGATGCGGAACCAGCACTACATGGACGTGCTGAACACCCCGCGGTAGGGGTACCGGACGCCCTGGATACGCTCACGCGCATGAGACACCCGATACGGATCATGGTCCCGGCCCTCGCCGCGCTGGCGGCGGCGGGACTGCTGACCGGCTGCCTGGGCACCGAGGCGAAGCCCGACAGGACGGCCGACGGCACGGCCGACAGCGCGGCCGGCACGCCGGCGGCGAAGGCCACGTCGCCCGCGTCGGCGTCGCCCAAGGCGACCCTGGGCGGACCCGGGACCGCCTGTGCGCTGCCCGTCTCCTTCGAGTTGGCGGCGGACTGGAAGCCGAACGTGATCAAGAACGCGGAGGACCCGGAGTTCGCCGCGCTCACCCGCCAGGGTCCGGTCCTGTCCGTCTGCGAGATCGACGCCAAGCCGGCCGGTCACCTCGGGTATCTGCGGGTCTGGACGGGCAGGCCGGGCGACGCCAGGGCGACCCTCGAAGGCTTCGTGAAGGCGGAGAAGAACACCTCGAAGGTCTCCTACAAGGAGACGAAGGCGGGCGCGCTGCCCGCCACCGAGGTCACGTACACGGTCTACAACGAGATCATGGAGGAGTCCAAGGAGGAGCGGGCCTTCGCCGTCTCCACCCCCAAGGGCACGGTCGTCGTGCACCTGGGCGGGCTCGACTCCGAGGAGCACCGGGAGATGCTGCCGGCCTACGAGCTGGCCCGGTCCAGCCTCAAGACCCTCTGATCCCTGCGCACGGACCGTGGCCCCCGTCCCGCACCGGACGGGGGCCACGGCGTCTCACCGCACGGTCACGCGAACCGCTGGTTCGCCGAGCCGTCGCAGTTCTGCAGCCGCAGCGGCTGCTTCGCCGCCGCCTGTGTGAGGCAGAGCCCGGTCGCGGCCGCCGGCCGGATCGTGGCCCCGTCCCGTACGAACGTCTGGTTCGCCGCGCCCGAGCAGTTCCAGACGATGAGCGCCGCGCCCGCCTGGTACCTGGCGGCGGGAACGTCCAGGCAGCGGTCCTGGGTCAGCTCCGTGTGGACGGTCCTGCGCCCGGAGTCGTACCACCAGCCCTGGTTGCGGCCGCCGTGGCAGTCCCAGCCGAGCACGGCGGTGCCGTTCGCGGAGGTGGCCGCCTCGACGTCCACGCAGTTCCCCGTGGCCTGGTTCTTCAGCGGCTTGTAGACGTCGTCCCAGGCGTACGGGAAGAGGGTCGGCCGCCCGCTGGAGTTGACGTCCGCGCAGCTCGCCTCGCGCAGACCGGAGTCGTAGATCTGCGTGAGGCAGGAGGCGAAGGCGGCGTGGCCGCTCGCGTTGGGGTGGAAGGACTGCCGGACGGAGTTCTCGTCCGGGGTGCCGGGCTTGGAGAGGTCGATGTACAGACCGCGGGCCCAGGTGTCCTCCATGCAGACCTCGTGGCCGTGGAAGAGCCGCGAGTTGTCGAGGTAGGTGGCCCCGGTGTTCGCGGCGGCCCTGCGCATGCCGCGTTCGAAGGCGGGGACGGCGGTGTTGCGGCCCCAGACGGTGTCGGAGTCGTAGCCGAGTCCGCCGCAGGCGAGCTTGCCGGGGAAGTTCGGGTTGTCGTGGAAGTCGGGGCCGATGGGGCTCGGGTAGCCCATGACGACGAGCTTGTAGTCGCCGTC harbors:
- a CDS encoding ricin-type beta-trefoil lectin domain protein gives rise to the protein MRRTRYRLRWTIAATAAAAAAFGTMAAAAPAGAADTGTGTRTAASVPLSPELEAIRAAEATRIYGSPEERPLAERRTGLISLGDSEISGEGVGTYEPPTNGPTNWCHRSPDAAIHRTAIPADLTFNVSCSGAYSGNIRIGGSKQYADELVQSDNLAIKARNTRIKMVLLVAGANDDLQFGPVMTDCVTRYLTLQGPCEPKYAPGWQARVDALVPKVEQTVRDLRTVMRDAGYADGDYKLVVMGYPSPIGPDFHDNPNFPGKLACGGLGYDSDTVWGRNTAVPAFERGMRRAAANTGATYLDNSRLFHGHEVCMEDTWARGLYIDLSKPGTPDENSVRQSFHPNASGHAAFASCLTQIYDSGLREASCADVNSSGRPTLFPYAWDDVYKPLKNQATGNCVDVEAATSANGTAVLGWDCHGGRNQGWWYDSGRRTVHTELTQDRCLDVPAARYQAGAALIVWNCSGAANQTFVRDGATIRPAAATGLCLTQAAAKQPLRLQNCDGSANQRFA
- a CDS encoding lipoprotein, which encodes MRHPIRIMVPALAALAAAGLLTGCLGTEAKPDRTADGTADSAAGTPAAKATSPASASPKATLGGPGTACALPVSFELAADWKPNVIKNAEDPEFAALTRQGPVLSVCEIDAKPAGHLGYLRVWTGRPGDARATLEGFVKAEKNTSKVSYKETKAGALPATEVTYTVYNEIMEESKEERAFAVSTPKGTVVVHLGGLDSEEHREMLPAYELARSSLKTL